DNA from Fusarium falciforme chromosome 7, complete sequence:
GAACAGCGCCACTTTTACACCAAAAGGCTAtcattttaatatactattttaatattaaataaagtatttaaaataaaaataaaaatatttagctataaagaattactttatatatataatatatttttttaaaatcttttattaatatctttatatatatatttagctataaagttaaaagtctttatatatccttaagCTGCTCTCTATAAGACCCTCTATAATCTTCTGtagtaataaatttaattttcttttcttttcttaagcttataacttttttaaaataagatgaaaataaaatataattaatatataagttttattagatatttaaatatataaaataaggttttttaatattatatctactttAGGTATggttttattagtatattaaagatagccTTTTGGTGTAAAAGTGGCGCTGTTCAGATTCTTTTGGACCCTAATTTTACGAAGATGGCTATATCCTCGTCCTGGCTGACCGATATCGTGAAGGCCGCAATGTcctgctgcttcttgaggCATCGGACATCACCAAGGGGCCTCTTGCAGAGATCAAGCTGCAATTCAAACTGATGGACGGCCTGCACGGTAGCTGGGTGGACGGCAAGGAGGTCGACGCCGCCAGGGAGGCGAGTGAGGCACGGAGGGCCAATAGGCATACAAACGGGAAATAGTGCACTCGTTGCATGACGTTGGTTGACGGGACTTGATCTTGTGTGCCGTCTAGTTGTATTCGGAGCCAAAGAAGGCTGAACTTGTCCTGGCAAAGCAACAGTTTTTCCGACACAGCTACAAAGCCCGAATGTTGGTAGCCAATCAAAAGTAGCGTGGACAGTCATTACCACAATGTCAAGGATATGTAGAACTCTAAGAACGGGAGAAAAATGATGTCTTGTTTTCCCCCAAATCGTTTGAAGTTGGATGCATGCCTCTAATGTGCGGGGCGTCTTGAACGTATCCGCAGCATCCGAGACTACCTGAACAAGAGTGTCGGAatttcctcatcatcgcagCCATTGCCTGGCCTTTACTTGCGTGCGAGTGTTGATGATGTGTCATTGGGAGTTGCTACAGTTACAGTCAATCCCACTTCTACGTAGCTCACTCATACACGGCATTTTATTACAGTCAATCAATTGATGATGGCACGTCGTTGAAATTCCTAAGTTAGTCGGCAACGGCAAAGCATCTAAAATATGCTAGATCCACCACTGATGGGTATGTACGCGCCGTTGAACCAGCCAGCCTTGTCTTCAGCCAAGGTTGGAACGGCCCATGCAATCTCCTCTGGCGTACCCACGCGTGCGGCGACAGGTGTAGCGTCGACCATGGGCTGCAGTGCTTCTCTGACGGCGCTGGGAGCAGCGTAGAAGGCATCTGTGCCGACAGGGCCAGGGGTCACGCCGTTGACGGTGCATCCATACTTACGAGGCAGCTCTGTTGCCCAGCACTGGGTGTAGACCTCGATGAGGCCCTTGGTGCCTGCGTAGATGCTCGATTCTGGCCCCGGTGTGCAGGATACTGAACTGCCAATGTTGATGATGCGTGAGTTCTCGCGCGAAAGGTACCTAAGCACAGCGCGGGTCAGGAAGAAGACGCCTCGGGCATTAAGGTAGATGATATCATGCCACGTCTTGTCAGCCTTGGCATCATTGGGGTCGTCGAGAAGTGTCGGACGGTTGATGCCGGCGCTGTTGACAAGGATGTCGATCTTGCCAAAGGCCTGAGCCGCCGCATCAGCGAGCACCCGCGGCCCCTCCAGGGTTGAAAGGTCTGCTTCTACAGCGACGGCTCGGTCCTTCGCTCCAAGGCTCTTGACAAGGTTCTCTGCGTTGGCCTTCTCACTTTGCTTGGGATAGTTGATGACCACGGATGCTCCGCGGTTGAACAGCTCGCGAGCGATGGCGGCGCCCAACCCCGCGGAAGAGCCGCTGATGAGAGAGCAACCTTGCCGGCCAATGTTGACATTGTTAGAACTGCTGTGGGTCGGGATGGAATGCGTGCTGAATGAGAAACGACTCGTGGAGAGGTCAACCTGATGGTGAATCGGTTTCCAGAGGGACCAGATATGCTAACTAGCTACGTGGTAGATGgacggatggatgggataATACAGCTCACACCCAGGTGGATAAGCCTGTCCTGCTGGCTGCGGTGGCGGCTTGAGAGTTTGGGCTGCCGCTCGAGTGGCTGCGCTGGCCACAGTAGCTAGTGGCGGAGAGCCCTACCCACCCTGCAGGGTGGGGAGCTTGATGGTCAACATGATATGGTATGAGGCATGTACTATAAAACCATGACAGGCAAACATTTGCAAGCAATACACAAGTAGGCACCTCCATAGCTCTCGAAAACGAGCAAGGGTTATATAAGAAACAACAGAATTCACCGTATCCGCACCATGCCTCTGaacatcgtcgtcatcggagCTGGGCTTGGTGGACTGGCCGCCGCCCTCTCCGTCAAGCAAGAGTCACCTGACCACGATGTCCTCGTCGTGGAGTCGGCTCCCGTACTAGCCGAGGTGAGTTTCATTAGGGTCTGTTGCTTGTGTAACGGACGCTCGCTGACATTTTGGGATTGCCCAGATCGGCGCAGGCCTTCAGCTCACACCCAACGCGACACGCCTGCTTCTTCGATGGGGTCTCAAGCCTAgcctggagaagctggcgAGCAGTCCAGAGGAGTTCCTTATCCGCCGGTTCGATGGCCGCAAGTCTCTCGGCGAGCGAAAGGGTTTCGCCGCAGAGATGCTTGACAAGTATCGGTCTCCCTACTGGGATATGCACCGAGCCGATCTGCAACTCGCAATGTTTGAGCGGGCCAAGAGCCTCGGCGTCCGCTTCCAGTTCGGTACTCTGGTCAAGGACGTGGATCTTTCCATTCCCCAGTTGATAACCGACAAGGGCGACAAGATCACCGGAGATCTGGTGATAGCTGCAGATGGTGCGACATCCTCGGCTGTCATGTTGTCAAGCTAATATGTAGCAGGACTGTGGTCTAACACCCGATCCAAGGTTCTCGGTAGGCCTAGCCGTCCTATACCCACGGGCGACCTGGCGTACCGTATTGTCCTCAAAtccgaggatgtcgaggatcAGGAGCTGCTTGAATTTATGCAAAAGCCTCGAGTCTGCCTTTGGGCCGGCCCAGACTGCCATGCCATTTACTACCCTCTCAGGAACAACACTATGGCCAACATCGTCCTGCTGGTTCCAGACAACCTGCCAGACAATGTAGCAAAGATGCCAGGCGATCTTtccgagatgaaggagatatTCGCCAAGTGGGATCCGCTGTGAGTTGATAACCATCGGCTGGGTTTCGCACATACTGATCATTACTACAGGCTGCAAAGGTTTCTAACTCAAGTCAATAAGATCGAGAAATGGAAGCTGATGCATCGTGAGTGCAAGGGAAACTAGGCTCTTGACCTGATCTAAAGCTGCGTAGTTGACGAACTGGAGCGCTGGTATAACAACGAAGCAACAGTTGTATTCCTAGGCGATGCCTGTCATCCGATGCTGCCGTACATGGCACAAGGAGCTGGCTCTGCCATTGAGGACGGTGCCGCATTAGGGGTCCTTCTTTCTAAGGCAAAGAGCAAGGAGCAACTGCCTGATACTCTGAAGGCATATCAAAGTCTGAGAGTTCCTCGGAGCACTGCGCTGCAGAAGGGTAGTATGAAGCAGGTAAGTCCGCAATCCCTCACAAAGGCAGTCAAGACAAACAGAGCAGACAGTTGAGGCGTGACGCAGAGACATATCAACCACTTGCCCGATGGTCCAGagcaagaggagagagaccGACTTGCCGAATCTCAACTCTACGATCAGCGACCTGGATACCCATTCTATTGGTATGTTTCACCAATCTGACAACAAGATCTGACCGAAGCTGACAAGGTCGTTAGGATCGATCCAAGCGCACAAGACGCTGTATACGGATATGATGTCATTGCTGAGGTCAGTATGGGGGACCCCTATGGTTTGATTTTTAGATACTGACACACTTGGAAAACAGCTTGAGAAGATTGGGGTTAAGACGACTCATCACTGTAAGAGACAGCGACAGCTAGATTGGAGCAAGGGATAGATAACTAAGTTGCTGTGAATCTAGGAgctatatatagtaaaatagAGATTATAAACAAAGTTAGACTACTtctatatatagagaaagAGTAAGGATAAAgggtagttttatattttatttaactaaaatatataaatttatctatttattaagaaaaaaaaattatacctaaggctataaaataataatttatatatttaagagattataacttataaataaaaaaactaaaagaatttattaatattattattatatttaatatttataattaataaatatctagaAGTtacttctaataattaataaagtcctactcataaggtataagaataacttaaagcctaagtaagtaataactaaagaaggCTAAATTAACTCTTTAGAGGTCTAATAATAGCCATAAGGCCGCAAGGAGCTTCTTTAGCTTTAGTAGTCTTATGAGGCTAGTCTACTTTAGGTAATCTAGGGTAGCTTTAAGTTTTTGCCCTAATAAGGTTAGCATATTAGGGGGGTAAGCTAATATAGtcctatattaatttacttctaggcttaagttatttaataagagaaTATACCTAGTTATTTAAGTCGCTATCTTATGCTATgctattattagtaatagtgactagctattattagagCGGAGAGTAAGTATTACGGCTATAACATAGGCCAGGCGGAGAAGCATAGTAGAAATactctaactaagcaaggactaaagggactaaaggtTACTCGCATTAATCTATAgactaaatactaaaaatattaatcttaccctagactaaactaagagaatattagtctaaagattaactataagtatataaaatatatttatttatattttcttatataataactaccttagctattaatataacttagttatacttaataccttaagtatattactagacatAATACccccctattatttaagtatagcgcgattactttatttattaaactcttacctaagattattaacctttattttagctttaagacctttaaggctatgctttaataaatatttaaaataattaataaaaaagtataagctaaaagagaaattaaggtacttaaataaacttacttagtcttaaaatataaaataaaatatctctaatttgccttaaagcttaattaggactaaaaacccttaatattatttttttttaataaacttaagaaaaaaatctaagtaaaactttataaaaaaaattaacttaataaccttattaattatattaataaggtaattaggattaataattaataattcttatagaagaaactataaaaccctaagtttaataataataaggctaataacttatagtttaatattaactaagataagaaataaagtaataatacctcttatagtattaaagctagccctataatacttaaagctatataaaaaggtaaataagattattatagcctagaatattaatattattataaaataaattatattaaaaaggtttattataaaaaatagcgagatattaaggagggatattattagctaaactaataataatccctcctagaaggtaaaaaatatataaatataatataataagtctaataggaagataaaaaaccctaaactataatttaaataattaaacttattataatatcataaagtagatataatatactaataagaagagactaagataagtataaataaaaactagatattaaaatagcttattattaggtaaaataaataaaagaataattaaagaaaacctaagatatataatagtaattactcttagaattaataaagtaaagaaaccctatactagatataataaatagtagaAGGGTTATTATCGCggtaattaagaaacttaaataaaaagaagaggtaatactaataaggcaaaaataataagcATCCCTAGcgataaataaactaacttcTAAGAAGCTGCTATAGAAAGCttcccttataagaaataggttataagatataaaagaaagaaataagttttaatacctGCTATAGTCtactaaagggactataaataaaataatcccatataatataactatactttatgcccctaatactaagttaaggcattataagaatataataagatctataaaaaataaaaaatagacTAACGCGgcaggctattatataataactagactataaaaataaatagtagtaatataaactaaactaagtttaaataagaCGCTTAGAGACTAtagaaaaaactatatagaaaatactcttaataataaaaatactaaaaaagtaataaagaattataaataaaaaaaaactacttatagctatataatgaaaataataactagtactagaatagcctataagaaaagtatatctagataatataagaatatatagatattatatataagtaagaaatctatattaaagcctattataaggaattaactaaaaacccataatactaagaagtaccctttaacctataagataatatataaatatacctaatatataaaaaataccctAGTATCTcatagatattttattaatactattagtataaaaaatattaaaaaaagaaataaaaataagattatttctttattgccttattaatataacctaataataaaccctttatataatataaaataaaaggatattaggtattttactaatataatattattagtattatatacgctaagtataaaaaagaacTATATAGAGCTATCTAGAAGTATAAGTagactatttataaggttaaggacTAGTAGAAATAGGTTAGCTAAGAGGCATAGGAAGAACTAGAAgactaataactaataacctagttaaaagataaaaaagacctaagATAGAAATAcgaataataatactaggactagctatatagctaggataatatgcataactataaagcgtttaataataataactataagcataactatattagctatgcactattaaaaaactaggaaaattacctataaaaaggCCATAGGTAGAagaataactaataataccACGAAGGGccctatatactataaaaggaggtattaacctaagatactttaaaataccgGTATAAGTCAAGGGAGAATAGCTATATgctttagtagataatagagTAGAGTAGAACCTATTTAACCCGAGgatagtaaataggcttaagctactatagaggtataaggcgaagccctatataataattaacctcaAAGAGaaatagtttaattataataatagagttattaataataagattaattattttaaagtttttattaaaggaaagaaataaggaatcttatttaatattatacctatagaaggctataacctaatacttaggtacctatagttatgctaatttaacttatattttaactagaggaTTAGCTAAgtgctcttttttaataataaggtattttttataataaataat
Protein-coding regions in this window:
- a CDS encoding FAD-binding-3 domain-containing protein, with the protein product MPLNIVVIGAGLGGLAAALSVKQESPDHDVLVVESAPVLAEIGAGLQLTPNATRLLLRWGLKPSLEKLASSPEEFLIRRFDGRKSLGERKGFAAEMLDKYRSPYWDMHRADLQLAMFERAKSLGVRFQFGTLVKDVDLSIPQLITDKGDKITGDLVIAADGLWSNTRSKVLGRPSRPIPTGDLAYRIVLKSEDVEDQELLEFMQKPRVCLWAGPDCHAIYYPLRNNTMANIVLLVPDNLPDNVAKMPGDLSEMKEIFAKWDPLLQRFLTQVNKIEKWKLMHLDELERWYNNEATVVFLGDACHPMLPYMAQGAGSAIEDGAALGVLLSKAKSKEQLPDTLKAYQSLRVPRSTALQKGSMKQRHINHLPDGPEQEERDRLAESQLYDQRPGYPFYWIDPSAQDAVYGYDVIAELEKIGVKTTHHCKRQRQLDWSKG